One Capsicum annuum cultivar UCD-10X-F1 chromosome 2, UCD10Xv1.1, whole genome shotgun sequence genomic window carries:
- the LOC107859625 gene encoding protein STRUBBELIG-RECEPTOR FAMILY 8, which produces MYRNRCKKDTLFPFLPVLVILAVFFESSFVVEGNTDPKDVQALQVLYASLNSPSQLSNWKSNGGDPCGESWKGVICLGASVVSIKINDMGLNGTLGYMLDALTSLKNLDMSGNNIHDSFPYQLPPNLTSLNLANNNISGTVPYSVAGMVRLSYLNLSHNSLSQTIGDVFTNHSNLVALDLSSNNFSGDLPPSFSTLTNLSVLRLQNNQLSGTLNILVGLPLTNLNVAKNRFNGWIPNELLSIPNFMYDGNSFANGPAPPPPPYTAPPPGRSRNNRTHSPPNSRTRPGSDGQPSPENGNEKKRLTTGAIIGIALGSSFVILFALAALVFCIRRGKDKEIAARPSTGSLPVGTDKVNLEVQEQRAKPVVAVADLKPPPTEKVTVEMIQGKNGSVRRVKSPITASSYTVAALQTATNSFSQENLIGEGSLGRVYRAEFPNGKIMVIKKIDSAALSLQEEDNFLEAVSNMSRLRHPNIVQLIGYCAEHGQRLLVYDHVTNGSLHDMLHFADERSELLTWNARVRVALGTARALEYLHEVCLPSVVHRNFKSANILLDEELNPHLSDCGLAALTPNTERQVSSTQMVGSFGYSAPEFALSGIYTVKSDVYSFGVVMLELLTGRKPLDSSRVRSEQSLVRWATPQLHDIDALSKMVDPALNGMYPAKSLSRFADIIALCVQPEPEFRPPMSEVVQALVRLMQRASVVKRRSSDESAFTYKTPEHETADMP; this is translated from the exons ATGTATAGGAATAGATGTAAGAAAGACACccttttcccctttttgccaGTGCTGGTGATCTTGGCTGTGTTTTTTGAGTCATCGTTTGTTGTTGAAGGGAACACTGATCCCAAGGATG TGCAAGCTCTGCAGGTCTTGTATGCTTCATTGAATAGTCCTTCGCAACTCAGTAATTGGAAATCAAATGGCGGTGATCCCTGTGGCGAGTCTTGGAAAGGAGTCATTTGTCTGGGAGCTTCTGTTGTCTCAAT TAAAATTAATGATATGGGGCTCAATGGAACGTTGGGATACATGCTCGATGCGCTTACCTCGTTAAAGAACTT GGATATGAGCggcaacaacattcatgattctTTTCCGTATCAGCTTCCACCCAATCTCACCAGCCT GAATCTTGCAAACAACAATATAAGTGGAACCGTTCCTTATTCCGTTGCTGGCATGGTTAGGCTTAGCTATCT GAATCTTAGCCATAATTCACTCTCTCAAACAATTGGAGATGTGTTCACCAACCACTCCAATCTGGTAGCCTT GGATCTGTCTTCGAATAATTTTTCTGGAGATCTCCCTCCTTCATTCAGTACGTTGACAAATCTTTCCGTACT TCGTCTGCAAAACAATCAGCTAAGTGGCACTCTCAATATCCTGGTTGGTCTACCTTTGACTAATTT AAATGTTGCCAAGAATCGTTTTAATGGATGGATCCCGAATGAGCTCCTATCTATCCCTAACTTCAT GTATGATGGGAATTCTTTTGCAAATGGTCCAGCTCCTCCCCCACCACCATACACTGCACCTCCTCCTGGAAGATCTCGCAACAACCGTACCCACTCTCCTCCTAATTCACGTACAAGACCAGGTTCTGATGGCCAGCCATCTCCAGAAAATGGCaatgaaaagaaaagattgaCAACTGGAGCTATCATTGGCATAGCTCTTGGATCTTCTTTTGTAATTCTTTTTGCTCTGGCAGCACTTGTATTTTGCATCCGAAGGGGCAAGGACAAGGAAATTGCTGCAAGACCCTCTACAGGAAGTCTTCCAGTTGGCACAGATAAAG TGAATTTGGAGGTACAAGAGCAAAGAGCAAAGCCTGTGGTTGCTGTAGCTGACTTGAAGCCCCCACCTACAGAAAAGGTGACAGTTGAAATGATACAAGGGAAGAATGGATCTGTAAGGAGAGTGAAGTCTCCAATAACTGCATCGTCTTATACTGTCGCTGCATTGCAAACAGCAACAAACAGCTTCAGTCAAGAAAATCTCATTGGTGAAGGATCTCTTGGGCGAGTTTATAGGGCAGAGTTTCCTAATGGGAAG ATAATGGTCATCAAAAAGATCGACAGTGCAGCACTATCACTGCAGGAGGAAGACAACTTTCTTGAAGCTGTCTCAAATATGTCAAGGTTGAGGCACCCAAACATTGTTCAATTGATAGGATATTGCGCTGAGCATGGGCAACGACTTCTGGTTTATGACCATGTCACAAATGGTAGCTTGCATGATATGCTGCACTTTGCTGATGAGAGGAGTGAATTGCTTACGTGGAATGCCCGGGTTAGAGTAGCTCTTGGCACTGCTCGAGCTTTAGA GTACTTGCATGAAGTCTGTCTACCTTCTGTTGTACATAGAAACTTCAAATCCGCAAATATTTTACTGGATGAAGAGCTCAATCCCCATTTATCAGATTGTGGGTTAGCAGCTTTGACTCCAAACACAGAACGCCAG GTGTCATCCACACAGATGGTTGGTTCATTTGGTTATAGCGCTCCTGAATTTGCTTTATCTGGAATATACACTGTAAAAAGTGATGTATATAGTTTTGGTGTGGTAATGTTGGAGTTGCTGACGGGAAGGAAGCCACTTGATAG TTCAAGGGTGAGATCGGAACAATCTCTTGTGAGATGGGCTACGCCTCAACTACATGATATAGATGCCTTGTCAAAAATGGTTGATCCTGCACTAAATGGCATGTATCCTGCAAAATCCTTGTCCCGTTTTGCTGATATTATTGCGCTGTGTGTTCAG CCTGAACCTGAGTTTCGACCCCCAATGTCAGAAGTTGTGCAAGCACTAGTCCGGTTAATGCAAAGGGCGAGTGTGGTCAAAAGGCGATCCAGTGATGAATCAGCTTTCACATACAAGACTCCGGAGCATGAGACGGCTGACATGCCATAA
- the LOC107859626 gene encoding O-fucosyltransferase 15 → MASRSNSFCKFSESSYDYYTDNEQPGDQNPDRADPLTRNNSLNGLLGFTFGSKKMRKKKPFYQDRAALLLAFFVLVFLGMNWWMISRIQNSGRAATPRVEFKFLKDNASTLSVREELVKLGKVRKPQKTIYARLLAKAAHALAEGQRKAEPKDLWAEPYFVASTWKPCAEHRDWLPSEGRNGYIIVTANGGINQQRVAICNIVAVARLLDATLVLPKFLYSSVWKDVSQFGDIYQEEHFIDYLKPDIHIVRELPQELQSLDLETIGSLVTDADVVKEAKPSFYKKHILPILHKNRVVHFLGFGNRLASDPLPLQVQRLRCRCNFHALKFVPKIEETGALLVRRMRQNVTRLGPLDRHLVGPFSKSLMKGERNRGEKVARYLALHLRFEIDMVAHSLCEYGGGEEERNELEAYREIHFPALVELKKTKELPSPADLKAEGLCPLMPEETVLMLAALGFNRQTRIYLAGANIYGGNSRLASLTTLYPNLVTKENLLSSSEIEPFKNFSSQLAALDFIVCSAADVFAMTDSGSQFSSLVSGFRVYYGGGKMATIRPNKRRLAGIFVKNNTIDWRTFEQRVRKAVRQTKRVFSRPVGRSVYRYPRCKECMCNT, encoded by the exons ATGGCTTCTCGTAGCAATTCATTTTGTAAATTTTCAGAATCATCGTACGACTACTACACCGATAACGAACAACCCGGGGATCAGAATCCGGATCGGGCTGACCCCCTGACCCGGAACAACTCTCTTAACGGGTTGCTGGGTTTCACATTCGGGTCGAAAAAGATGAGGAAGAAGAAACCCTTTTATCAGGATAGGGCAGCTCTCCTGTTGGCTTTCTTTGTGCTTGTTTTTCTGGGGATGAATTGGTGGATGATTTCTCGGATCCAAAATTCGGGTCGGGCTGCTACACCTCGGGTTGagttcaagttcttgaaagaCAATGCATCCACTTTATCTGTTCGG GAAGAACTGGTAAAACTTGGCAAAGTGAGAAAGCCTCAGAAAACGATATATGCACGATTGCTGGCTAAAGCTGCTCATGCCTTAGCTGAG GGACAAAGAAAAGCCGAGCCAAAAGATTTGTGGGCTGAACCCTATTTTGTTGCATCCACTTGGAAACCTTGTGCCGAGCACCGTGACTGGCTACCTAGTG AGGGAAGAAATGGTTACATTATCGTGACTGCAAATGGTGGGATAAATCAGCAGCGAGTAGCT ATCTGCAATATTGTTGCTGTTGCAAGATTACTTGATGCAACGTTGGTTCTTCCTAAATTTCTGTACAGTAGTGTTTGGAAAGATGTGAG CCAGTTTGGCGATATCTATCAGGAGGAGCATTTCATCGACTACCTGAAACCTGATATTCATATAGTTAGAGAACTTCCTCAGGAGTTACAGTCATTAGATCTAGAGACTATTGGCAGTTTG GTGACAGATGCAGATGTTGTAAAAGAAGCAAAACCAAGTTTCTACAAGAAACATATTCTTCCTATTTTACATAAGAACAGAGTTGTGCattttcttggatttgggaaTCGCTTGGCATCTGATCCGTTACCACTTCAGGTGCAG AGACTTCGATGCAGATGCAATTTTCATGCTCTGAAATTTGTTCCGAAGATTGAAGAAACTGGAGCTTTACTTGTGCGGAGAATGCGTCAGAATGTTACACGCTTGGGACCTTTGGATCGTCATCTAGTGGGTCCGTTCTCAAAGTCTTTGATGAAGGGTGAACGAAATCGTGGAGAAAAAGTCGCTAGGTATTTAGCTTTGCATCTGAGGTTTGAAATTGATATGGTGGCTCATTCCCTCTGTGAATATGGTGGGGGTGAAGAAGAAAGGAATGAACTGGAAGCATATCGTGAAATCCACTTCCCTGCATTGGTGGAGCTTAAGAAGACCAAGGA GTTGCCCTCCCCAGCAGATCTTAAGGCTGAAGGACTGTGTCCTTTAATGCCTGAAGAGACTGTGCTGATGCTTGCTGCGCTTGGTTTTAATCGGCAGACACGCATATACTTGGCAGGTGCAAACATCTATGGAGGGAATTCAAGACTGGCCTCCTTGACTACCTTGTATCCTAATCTAGTCACGAAGGAAAACTTACTTTCATCGTCCGAGATTGAACCATTCAAGAATTTCTCTTCTCAG CTAGCTGCACTGGACTTCATAGTTTGCTCTGCCGCAGATGTGTTTGCCATGACAGACTCCGGAAGCCAATTTTCATCGTTGGTCTCTGGTTTTCGGGTATACTATGGTGGGGGCAAAATGGCCACCATACGGCCAAACAAGCGTAGACTCGCTGGTATCTTTGTCAAGAACAACACAATAGATTGGAGAACCTTTGAGCAAAGAGTGAGGAAAGCAGTGAGACAAACGAAACGGGTATTTTCACGACCTGTTGGGAGGAGTGTGTACAGATATCCACGGTGTAAGGAATGTATGTGCAACACATAG